In Mycteria americana isolate JAX WOST 10 ecotype Jacksonville Zoo and Gardens chromosome 23, USCA_MyAme_1.0, whole genome shotgun sequence, a single window of DNA contains:
- the ENTPD4 gene encoding ectonucleoside triphosphate diphosphohydrolase 4 isoform X1 yields MGRISISCLLPASWHFSISPVGCPRILNTTLRQIVVIGILAAAVSLLYYSLVVIRNKYGRAYRDKRFHRYLARVTDTEATDTNNPNLNYGIVVDCGSSGSRIFVYCWPRHNGNPHDLLDIKQMRDKNRKPVVMKIKPGISEFASSPEKVSDYISPLLSFAAEHVPRAKHKETPLYILCTAGMRILPESQQKAILEDLLTDIPVHFDFLFSDSHAEVISGKQEGVYAWIGINFVLGRFEHTDDEDEAIVEVHVPGSENKEAIFRKRTVGILDMGGVSTQIAYEVPKTSYSSLHHIPKPRQEKMANTSPSSEEVAKNLLAEFNLGCDAHQTEHVYRVYVATFLGFGGNAARQRYEDSLFTSTVLKNRLLGKQTGMTSDSPYLDPCLPLDAQDEIQQNGQIMYLRGTGDFNLCREIIQPFMNKTNETQTSLNGVYQPAVHFQNSEFYGFSEFYYCTEDVLRMGGDYNAAKFTKAAKDYCATKWSVLRERFDRGLYASHADLHRLKYQCFKSAWMYEVFHSGFSFPVSYSNLKTALQVYDKEVQWTLGAILYRTRFLPLRDIQQENFRGSHSHWRSFSFVYNHYLFFVCFLIVLLSILLYLLRLRRIHRRMLRNGSSTSLWIEEGLPPQKIAGPL; encoded by the exons ATGGGGAG GATCAGCATCTCATGTTTGCTTCCTGCTTCTTGGCACTTCAGCATCTCTCCGGTGGGATGTCCACGTATTCTCAACACCACTTTGCGACAGATCGTTGTGATAGGAAtacttgctgctgctgtctctttGCTTTACTACTCTCTGGTAGTCATCCGCAATAAGTATGGGCGTGCATACAGGGACAAAAGATTCCACAG ATATCTTGCCCGAGTAACTGACACTGAAGCTACTGATACAAACAACCCCAATCTGAACTATGGAATTGTTGTGGACTGTGGCAGCAGCGGCTCTAGGATTTTTGTGTATTGTTGGCCAAGGCACAATGGTAATCCGCATGATCTGTTGGACATCAAACAGATGAGGgacaaaaacagaaaaccagtGGTTATGAAAATTAAACCAG GCATTTCAGAGTTTGCCAGCTCTCCTGAAAAGGTCAGTGATTATATTTCTCCGCTTCTGAGCTTTGCTGCCGAACACGTGCCACGTGCAAAACACAAAGAGACTCCTCTTTATATTCTGTGTACTGCAGGAATGAGGATTCTGCCAGAAAG cCAGCAGAAGGCAATACTTGAAGATCTGCTCACTGATATTCCTGtgcattttgattttctgttttcgGACTCGCATGCAGAGGTTATTTCAGGGAAACAGGAAG GAGTATATGCATGGATTGGCATCAACTTTGTTCTTGGAAGATTTGAACATACAGATGATG AGGATGAAGCAATTGTGGAGGTGCATGTCCCAGGCAGTGAAAACAAAGAGGCCATCTTTCGTAAGAGGACAGTGGGTATTCTTGACATGGGCGGAGTGTCGACTCAGATAGCATACGAAGTCCCTAAAACT tcCTATTCTTCATTACATCACATTCCAAAACCGAGGCAAGAGAAGATGGCAAATACAAGTCCTTCATCA GAGGAAGTAGCCAAAAACTTACTTGCAGAATTCAACTTGGGCTGTGATGCTCATCAAACTGAGCACGTGTATAGAGTCTACGTTGCAACGTTCCTTGGCTTTGGAGGAAATGCAGCACGCCAGAGATATGAAGACAGTCTATTTACCAGTACAGTGCTTAAAAACAG ACTGCTGGGCAAACAGACTGGCATGACTTCTGATTCACCCTACCTAGATCCTTGCCTGCCCCTGGATGCTCAGGATGAGATCCAGCAGAACGGACAGATAATGTATTTGCGGGGAACAGGAGACTTTAATCTGTGTCGTGAAATTATTCAACCGTTCATGAATAAGACTAATGAAACGCAGACATCTCTTAATGGTGTCTATCAGCCTGCCGTGCACTTTCAGAACAGTGAATTCTATGGTTTCTCAGAGTTCTACTACTGCACCGAGGACGTGTTACGCATGGGAGGAGATTACAATGCTGCTAAATTTACTAAAGCTGCAAAG gattATTGTGCCACTAAGTGGTCTGTCCTACGGGAACGTTTTGACCGTGGTCTTTATGCATCACATGCTGATCTCCACAGATTGAA GTACCAGTGTTTTAAGTCTGCCTGGATGTATGAAGTATTTCACAGTGGCTTCTCTTTTCCTGTGAGTTACAGCAATTTGAAAACAGCTCTGCAGGTTTATGATAAAGAGGTGCAATGGACCTTGGGAGCCATTCTTTACCGAACACGGTTTTTACCTTTAAG AGACATCCAGCAAGAAAACTTCCGTGGAAGTCACTCCCACTGGAGGAGCTTCTCCTTTGTTTACAATCACTAtttgttttttgtctgttttctgattGTGCTGCTCTCCATCCTGCTTTACCTGCTAAGGCTCAGACGGATCCACAGGCGAATGTTGCGTAACGGCTCGTCCACTTCCCTGTGGATCGAGGAAGGCCTCCCACCACAGAAGATTGCAGGACCCTTATGA
- the ENTPD4 gene encoding ectonucleoside triphosphate diphosphohydrolase 4 isoform X3, with protein MGRISISCLLPASWHFSISPVGCPRILNTTLRQIVVIGILAAAVSLLYYSLVVIRNKYGRAYRDKRFHRYLARVTDTEATDTNNPNLNYGIVVDCGSSGSRIFVYCWPRHNGNPHDLLDIKQMRDKNRKPVVMKIKPGISEFASSPEKVSDYISPLLSFAAEHVPRAKHKETPLYILCTAGMRILPESQQKAILEDLLTDIPVHFDFLFSDSHAEVISGKQEGVYAWIGINFVLGRFEHTDDEDEAIVEVHVPGSENKEAIFRKRTVGILDMGGVSTQIAYEVPKTEEVAKNLLAEFNLGCDAHQTEHVYRVYVATFLGFGGNAARQRYEDSLFTSTVLKNRLLGKQTGMTSDSPYLDPCLPLDAQDEIQQNGQIMYLRGTGDFNLCREIIQPFMNKTNETQTSLNGVYQPAVHFQNSEFYGFSEFYYCTEDVLRMGGDYNAAKFTKAAKDYCATKWSVLRERFDRGLYASHADLHRLKYQCFKSAWMYEVFHSGFSFPVSYSNLKTALQVYDKEVQWTLGAILYRTRFLPLRDIQQENFRGSHSHWRSFSFVYNHYLFFVCFLIVLLSILLYLLRLRRIHRRMLRNGSSTSLWIEEGLPPQKIAGPL; from the exons ATGGGGAG GATCAGCATCTCATGTTTGCTTCCTGCTTCTTGGCACTTCAGCATCTCTCCGGTGGGATGTCCACGTATTCTCAACACCACTTTGCGACAGATCGTTGTGATAGGAAtacttgctgctgctgtctctttGCTTTACTACTCTCTGGTAGTCATCCGCAATAAGTATGGGCGTGCATACAGGGACAAAAGATTCCACAG ATATCTTGCCCGAGTAACTGACACTGAAGCTACTGATACAAACAACCCCAATCTGAACTATGGAATTGTTGTGGACTGTGGCAGCAGCGGCTCTAGGATTTTTGTGTATTGTTGGCCAAGGCACAATGGTAATCCGCATGATCTGTTGGACATCAAACAGATGAGGgacaaaaacagaaaaccagtGGTTATGAAAATTAAACCAG GCATTTCAGAGTTTGCCAGCTCTCCTGAAAAGGTCAGTGATTATATTTCTCCGCTTCTGAGCTTTGCTGCCGAACACGTGCCACGTGCAAAACACAAAGAGACTCCTCTTTATATTCTGTGTACTGCAGGAATGAGGATTCTGCCAGAAAG cCAGCAGAAGGCAATACTTGAAGATCTGCTCACTGATATTCCTGtgcattttgattttctgttttcgGACTCGCATGCAGAGGTTATTTCAGGGAAACAGGAAG GAGTATATGCATGGATTGGCATCAACTTTGTTCTTGGAAGATTTGAACATACAGATGATG AGGATGAAGCAATTGTGGAGGTGCATGTCCCAGGCAGTGAAAACAAAGAGGCCATCTTTCGTAAGAGGACAGTGGGTATTCTTGACATGGGCGGAGTGTCGACTCAGATAGCATACGAAGTCCCTAAAACT GAGGAAGTAGCCAAAAACTTACTTGCAGAATTCAACTTGGGCTGTGATGCTCATCAAACTGAGCACGTGTATAGAGTCTACGTTGCAACGTTCCTTGGCTTTGGAGGAAATGCAGCACGCCAGAGATATGAAGACAGTCTATTTACCAGTACAGTGCTTAAAAACAG ACTGCTGGGCAAACAGACTGGCATGACTTCTGATTCACCCTACCTAGATCCTTGCCTGCCCCTGGATGCTCAGGATGAGATCCAGCAGAACGGACAGATAATGTATTTGCGGGGAACAGGAGACTTTAATCTGTGTCGTGAAATTATTCAACCGTTCATGAATAAGACTAATGAAACGCAGACATCTCTTAATGGTGTCTATCAGCCTGCCGTGCACTTTCAGAACAGTGAATTCTATGGTTTCTCAGAGTTCTACTACTGCACCGAGGACGTGTTACGCATGGGAGGAGATTACAATGCTGCTAAATTTACTAAAGCTGCAAAG gattATTGTGCCACTAAGTGGTCTGTCCTACGGGAACGTTTTGACCGTGGTCTTTATGCATCACATGCTGATCTCCACAGATTGAA GTACCAGTGTTTTAAGTCTGCCTGGATGTATGAAGTATTTCACAGTGGCTTCTCTTTTCCTGTGAGTTACAGCAATTTGAAAACAGCTCTGCAGGTTTATGATAAAGAGGTGCAATGGACCTTGGGAGCCATTCTTTACCGAACACGGTTTTTACCTTTAAG AGACATCCAGCAAGAAAACTTCCGTGGAAGTCACTCCCACTGGAGGAGCTTCTCCTTTGTTTACAATCACTAtttgttttttgtctgttttctgattGTGCTGCTCTCCATCCTGCTTTACCTGCTAAGGCTCAGACGGATCCACAGGCGAATGTTGCGTAACGGCTCGTCCACTTCCCTGTGGATCGAGGAAGGCCTCCCACCACAGAAGATTGCAGGACCCTTATGA
- the ENTPD4 gene encoding ectonucleoside triphosphate diphosphohydrolase 4 isoform X2, protein MGRISISCLLPASWHFSISPVGCPRILNTTLRQIVVIGILAAAVSLLYYSLVVIRNKYGRAYRDKRFHRYLARVTDTEATDTNNPNLNYGIVVDCGSSGSRIFVYCWPRHNGNPHDLLDIKQMRDKNRKPVVMKIKPGISEFASSPEKVSDYISPLLSFAAEHVPRAKHKETPLYILCTAGMRILPESQQKAILEDLLTDIPVHFDFLFSDSHAEVISGKQEGVYAWIGINFVLGRFEHTDDEDEAIVEVHVPGSENKEAIFRKRTVGILDMGGVSTQIAYEVPKTVSFASSQQEEVAKNLLAEFNLGCDAHQTEHVYRVYVATFLGFGGNAARQRYEDSLFTSTVLKNRLLGKQTGMTSDSPYLDPCLPLDAQDEIQQNGQIMYLRGTGDFNLCREIIQPFMNKTNETQTSLNGVYQPAVHFQNSEFYGFSEFYYCTEDVLRMGGDYNAAKFTKAAKDYCATKWSVLRERFDRGLYASHADLHRLKYQCFKSAWMYEVFHSGFSFPVSYSNLKTALQVYDKEVQWTLGAILYRTRFLPLRDIQQENFRGSHSHWRSFSFVYNHYLFFVCFLIVLLSILLYLLRLRRIHRRMLRNGSSTSLWIEEGLPPQKIAGPL, encoded by the exons ATGGGGAG GATCAGCATCTCATGTTTGCTTCCTGCTTCTTGGCACTTCAGCATCTCTCCGGTGGGATGTCCACGTATTCTCAACACCACTTTGCGACAGATCGTTGTGATAGGAAtacttgctgctgctgtctctttGCTTTACTACTCTCTGGTAGTCATCCGCAATAAGTATGGGCGTGCATACAGGGACAAAAGATTCCACAG ATATCTTGCCCGAGTAACTGACACTGAAGCTACTGATACAAACAACCCCAATCTGAACTATGGAATTGTTGTGGACTGTGGCAGCAGCGGCTCTAGGATTTTTGTGTATTGTTGGCCAAGGCACAATGGTAATCCGCATGATCTGTTGGACATCAAACAGATGAGGgacaaaaacagaaaaccagtGGTTATGAAAATTAAACCAG GCATTTCAGAGTTTGCCAGCTCTCCTGAAAAGGTCAGTGATTATATTTCTCCGCTTCTGAGCTTTGCTGCCGAACACGTGCCACGTGCAAAACACAAAGAGACTCCTCTTTATATTCTGTGTACTGCAGGAATGAGGATTCTGCCAGAAAG cCAGCAGAAGGCAATACTTGAAGATCTGCTCACTGATATTCCTGtgcattttgattttctgttttcgGACTCGCATGCAGAGGTTATTTCAGGGAAACAGGAAG GAGTATATGCATGGATTGGCATCAACTTTGTTCTTGGAAGATTTGAACATACAGATGATG AGGATGAAGCAATTGTGGAGGTGCATGTCCCAGGCAGTGAAAACAAAGAGGCCATCTTTCGTAAGAGGACAGTGGGTATTCTTGACATGGGCGGAGTGTCGACTCAGATAGCATACGAAGTCCCTAAAACTGTAAGCTTTGCCTCTTCGCAGCAG GAGGAAGTAGCCAAAAACTTACTTGCAGAATTCAACTTGGGCTGTGATGCTCATCAAACTGAGCACGTGTATAGAGTCTACGTTGCAACGTTCCTTGGCTTTGGAGGAAATGCAGCACGCCAGAGATATGAAGACAGTCTATTTACCAGTACAGTGCTTAAAAACAG ACTGCTGGGCAAACAGACTGGCATGACTTCTGATTCACCCTACCTAGATCCTTGCCTGCCCCTGGATGCTCAGGATGAGATCCAGCAGAACGGACAGATAATGTATTTGCGGGGAACAGGAGACTTTAATCTGTGTCGTGAAATTATTCAACCGTTCATGAATAAGACTAATGAAACGCAGACATCTCTTAATGGTGTCTATCAGCCTGCCGTGCACTTTCAGAACAGTGAATTCTATGGTTTCTCAGAGTTCTACTACTGCACCGAGGACGTGTTACGCATGGGAGGAGATTACAATGCTGCTAAATTTACTAAAGCTGCAAAG gattATTGTGCCACTAAGTGGTCTGTCCTACGGGAACGTTTTGACCGTGGTCTTTATGCATCACATGCTGATCTCCACAGATTGAA GTACCAGTGTTTTAAGTCTGCCTGGATGTATGAAGTATTTCACAGTGGCTTCTCTTTTCCTGTGAGTTACAGCAATTTGAAAACAGCTCTGCAGGTTTATGATAAAGAGGTGCAATGGACCTTGGGAGCCATTCTTTACCGAACACGGTTTTTACCTTTAAG AGACATCCAGCAAGAAAACTTCCGTGGAAGTCACTCCCACTGGAGGAGCTTCTCCTTTGTTTACAATCACTAtttgttttttgtctgttttctgattGTGCTGCTCTCCATCCTGCTTTACCTGCTAAGGCTCAGACGGATCCACAGGCGAATGTTGCGTAACGGCTCGTCCACTTCCCTGTGGATCGAGGAAGGCCTCCCACCACAGAAGATTGCAGGACCCTTATGA
- the ENTPD4 gene encoding ectonucleoside triphosphate diphosphohydrolase 4 isoform X4, with translation MGRISISCLLPASWHFSISPVGCPRILNTTLRQIVVIGILAAAVSLLYYSLVVIRNKYGRAYRDKRFHRYLARVTDTEATDTNNPNLNYGIVVDCGSSGSRIFVYCWPRHNGNPHDLLDIKQMRDKNRKPVVMKIKPGISEFASSPEKVSDYISPLLSFAAEHVPRAKHKETPLYILCTAGMRILPESQQKAILEDLLTDIPVHFDFLFSDSHAEVISGKQEGVYAWIGINFVLGRFEHTDDEDEAIVEVHVPGSENKEAIFRKRTVGILDMGGVSTQIAYEVPKTSYSSLHHIPKPRQEKMANTSPSSEEVAKNLLAEFNLGCDAHQTEHVYRVYVATFLGFGGNAARQRYEDSLFTSTVLKNRLLGKQTGMTSDSPYLDPCLPLDAQDEIQQNGQIMYLRGTGDFNLCREIIQPFMNKTNETQTSLNGVYQPAVHFQNSEFYGFSEFYYCTEDVLRMGGDYNAAKFTKAAKDYCATKWSVLRERFDRGLYASHADLHRLKYQCFKSAWMYEVFHSGFSFPRHPARKLPWKSLPLEELLLCLQSLFVFCLFSDCAALHPALPAKAQTDPQANVA, from the exons ATGGGGAG GATCAGCATCTCATGTTTGCTTCCTGCTTCTTGGCACTTCAGCATCTCTCCGGTGGGATGTCCACGTATTCTCAACACCACTTTGCGACAGATCGTTGTGATAGGAAtacttgctgctgctgtctctttGCTTTACTACTCTCTGGTAGTCATCCGCAATAAGTATGGGCGTGCATACAGGGACAAAAGATTCCACAG ATATCTTGCCCGAGTAACTGACACTGAAGCTACTGATACAAACAACCCCAATCTGAACTATGGAATTGTTGTGGACTGTGGCAGCAGCGGCTCTAGGATTTTTGTGTATTGTTGGCCAAGGCACAATGGTAATCCGCATGATCTGTTGGACATCAAACAGATGAGGgacaaaaacagaaaaccagtGGTTATGAAAATTAAACCAG GCATTTCAGAGTTTGCCAGCTCTCCTGAAAAGGTCAGTGATTATATTTCTCCGCTTCTGAGCTTTGCTGCCGAACACGTGCCACGTGCAAAACACAAAGAGACTCCTCTTTATATTCTGTGTACTGCAGGAATGAGGATTCTGCCAGAAAG cCAGCAGAAGGCAATACTTGAAGATCTGCTCACTGATATTCCTGtgcattttgattttctgttttcgGACTCGCATGCAGAGGTTATTTCAGGGAAACAGGAAG GAGTATATGCATGGATTGGCATCAACTTTGTTCTTGGAAGATTTGAACATACAGATGATG AGGATGAAGCAATTGTGGAGGTGCATGTCCCAGGCAGTGAAAACAAAGAGGCCATCTTTCGTAAGAGGACAGTGGGTATTCTTGACATGGGCGGAGTGTCGACTCAGATAGCATACGAAGTCCCTAAAACT tcCTATTCTTCATTACATCACATTCCAAAACCGAGGCAAGAGAAGATGGCAAATACAAGTCCTTCATCA GAGGAAGTAGCCAAAAACTTACTTGCAGAATTCAACTTGGGCTGTGATGCTCATCAAACTGAGCACGTGTATAGAGTCTACGTTGCAACGTTCCTTGGCTTTGGAGGAAATGCAGCACGCCAGAGATATGAAGACAGTCTATTTACCAGTACAGTGCTTAAAAACAG ACTGCTGGGCAAACAGACTGGCATGACTTCTGATTCACCCTACCTAGATCCTTGCCTGCCCCTGGATGCTCAGGATGAGATCCAGCAGAACGGACAGATAATGTATTTGCGGGGAACAGGAGACTTTAATCTGTGTCGTGAAATTATTCAACCGTTCATGAATAAGACTAATGAAACGCAGACATCTCTTAATGGTGTCTATCAGCCTGCCGTGCACTTTCAGAACAGTGAATTCTATGGTTTCTCAGAGTTCTACTACTGCACCGAGGACGTGTTACGCATGGGAGGAGATTACAATGCTGCTAAATTTACTAAAGCTGCAAAG gattATTGTGCCACTAAGTGGTCTGTCCTACGGGAACGTTTTGACCGTGGTCTTTATGCATCACATGCTGATCTCCACAGATTGAA GTACCAGTGTTTTAAGTCTGCCTGGATGTATGAAGTATTTCACAGTGGCTTCTCTTTTCCT AGACATCCAGCAAGAAAACTTCCGTGGAAGTCACTCCCACTGGAGGAGCTTCTCCTTTGTTTACAATCACTAtttgttttttgtctgttttctgattGTGCTGCTCTCCATCCTGCTTTACCTGCTAAGGCTCAGACGGATCCACAGGCGAATGTTGCGTAA